A stretch of the Streptomyces venezuelae genome encodes the following:
- a CDS encoding GNAT family N-acetyltransferase: MNQHAIRAVRADEWQQVKELRIAALKDPVASIAFLESLAEAEAKPDSHWQDRAAGASHGRSVRQFIAEAPDGRWDGSVTVLIEEAGDSGIFGGAMALNQGHLVGVFVRPGQRGTGLIEALFEAALDWAWSLETPVLERVRLYVHERNDRAAACYRRMGFTPTGEVVPMPGDPSAKELEYAVPRPE, encoded by the coding sequence ATGAACCAGCATGCGATACGCGCCGTACGGGCCGACGAGTGGCAGCAGGTCAAGGAGCTGAGGATCGCCGCGCTGAAGGATCCGGTGGCGTCCATCGCCTTCCTGGAGTCCCTCGCAGAGGCCGAGGCCAAGCCGGATTCCCACTGGCAGGACCGGGCGGCCGGCGCCTCGCACGGCCGGTCCGTGCGGCAGTTCATCGCGGAGGCGCCCGACGGCCGTTGGGACGGGTCGGTCACCGTGCTGATCGAGGAGGCCGGGGACAGCGGCATCTTCGGCGGAGCCATGGCGCTGAACCAGGGCCACCTGGTGGGGGTGTTCGTCCGCCCCGGGCAGCGGGGGACCGGGCTGATCGAGGCGTTGTTCGAGGCCGCGTTGGACTGGGCCTGGTCGCTGGAGACGCCCGTGCTGGAACGCGTACGGCTGTATGTGCACGAGCGGAACGACCGGGCCGCCGCCTGCTACCGGCGGATGGGGTTCACCCCGACCGGGGAGGTCGTGCCCATGCCGGGGGATCCGTCTGCGAAGGAGCTGGAGTACGCCGTCCCGCGGCCGGAA